The following nucleotide sequence is from Harmonia axyridis chromosome 5, icHarAxyr1.1, whole genome shotgun sequence.
GATAATTAGAAAATCAATCTATCACAAAGTGAAATTCTTGATTTCGATACCTATTTAAAGATGGAGCCAAAAACAATATGagaaatttccaaaaatcagtaaatttttttttaattatacaatTCACAAATTTCATGTAAAATGATCGATCTACTGCAAATGCAGGTACGGTTCttctttaatttcaaaataattaaggTTAAGTTGCTTTATCTTGGACATTTCACTCACGAAACGTCATAACAAACATgattaaatattattcaagGATTTTCTCAGGAGTAATAGATTTGGAATAATAAACCACAGGACACTCCTATATTTTGGCAGTTTTTTCGGTGCATATATATTGGTAATTAAATATGGGTTTATTTGGAAAAAGTCCTGAAAGTGATCCTAAGGAAATGGTATTATAATTTTCTGCTAAATATTCCTTCTAATTTCTAATATGCGAAATTTCATCTTCAGGTTAATCAGTGGAATCACAAGTTGAGAAAAGAAGGCTACCAATTGGAAAGACAAATCAGGGGTGAATTATAGAATCCCTTTTATGGgttatttgattttcaaattttattatttgtagCAATACAAAGGGAAGAAGAAAAAGTTAAGCGATCTCTCAAGGAAGCAGCAAAAAAGAATGATAAGGACACATGTCATATATTAGCAAGAGAAATTTTGAGGTCTCGGAAAGCCATTAATAAAATTTATACATCTAAAGCTCACATAAATTCTGTTATGCTTCAAATGAAAAACCAACTTGGTGAGTTTATTCTGTTACACTTTCATGATGCAGTTTACACATTCACTTGACATTCTTATTCAGCAACTTTGAGAGTGGCTGGTTCCCTTGCTAAATCCACGGAAGTTATGAATGCTATGCAAAGATTGATAAGAGTACCTGAGGTAGCGCATACGATGCAAGAGATGTCGAAAGAAATGATGAAAGCTGGAATTATCGAAGAAATGCTTGATGAAACATTTGAAGATATGGAAGAAGATCCAGAAGCAATGGAAGAGGCAGCACAGACCGAAATTGATAAGGTATTGTTATTATTTGGTTTTCTCGGATGTATTTTATATAATGTTGAATTGCCAAGGTGCTCTGGGAGTTGACAGAAGGAAAACTTGGAGAAGCTCCAGCTCCACCTGTTTCTGAAGGTGCTGCAGCAAATGTCAGTGTACCAGCATCGGTAGAATTGAGCGATGAAGAGAAGGAAGTTGACGAAATGGAGAGTAGATTGGCTGCTTTGAAATCTACATAGTTTTCACAttgagaaaaattgagctttcataatagtatttttaaaattaagcAGCGCACCTAATATTCATTAAGCAATTGGCAATTTTATAAGTGGAATAACCGCTGTTGTATTAACTTATTTTCGTTCTAAGTTACGAGAAATTAGATATGATATTTCTTGAAggagttaaaaaaaattaatattttcatcattaCGTAAAGAGATGGATTGTGATACTATCAGAAATACAAGTTTTAGTCATTAAATTATGTGGATTATTTCTGGGTTAAGAGAAGAACTATTCATTAATTTGTCTTCAAAATTTTACTAATTTACATTTTGAAAGTTTCCTACATCATCATGAATCAAAAATTGCGATTTTATGAAAGAATGTACAGTAATAACAATGCCTATAAAACACACATTCATAAAATGTAGCATAGTTCtctatttattgtaaaaaaaatatagtgtaAATAATCTATAAATTACACTGTTAGCTTCATATTGAGCTTGattggaaataaatttcatACTAAATGCAAGAGAGAAATACAagagaattgaaataaaatatatattttcttataaataCAATAATCATTGTAATAAGTATTCTCACATTTGtttcttgaaatcaataaaGAATATTAATCAGCTTACAAGCCGATTTTTCAAAACCTGTTCATATTCATCTTTAGCAATCAGTCCACTCAACACTTCTTCTGGTGCACTTCTGAAGTTTTCTGGATGTATTAATGCGATATAGCCTGTACTCTTATGTTTTTCTATTAATATATCTGGGTTTTTAACAACCAGAGGATTGATGTCAATTAATCGTCCTTTTATCCCAGCATGTATTGGATATTTTACTCCATCTGTTGTTTCTATATAACATATAACTGAATCTCTTTGTAAACGTTGGGCATTCTTTTTATATTTCCCTTTTGTCAGATTTGTTAAACGATCTTCCTTTCCCACTTGAAAGAGCAGCTGCTTAATTTTTTTGTCTTCTTTTATAATTGAATGACCTTCTGCTAAAAATACCATGCACAATTTACTACTGTATAAACTGATGCAGGTGTCCAAATAATTACTATCCTTATTGAATTCTTGACAGTAACGTTTGGTAAAACTTCTTTCATAGTAAGGTGGATATTCAGCAATGCACTTATCAATGTCCTCTATTTCATAAATTTCTGGGATATGTCTGTCGTTTGaagtcattttgaaaaattattatatataaaaGCACTTTTACTGACTATAAAATgatttcgaatattcaaatttcgagGTTAATCATATTTCTATGGTCTAGTAAAATGTGAAATACTCTGTGCTCGTATTTCGATTCTATAGTTTTTACGATTTCTGTTTACCGTAACTGTGGCACGGATTATCGATTTACTGATTATTAATTCCATTTAAGATTAATTGACAGCATTAGTTTTCCTCCGATTATTTTAGTAAGGAAAAAGAAGTATGACATATGTCAGATAGTTCTGCATCTGCGTTGCATAGACGCATGCTCTGTGTATCAACAAAACAACCAGTGATTGTCTGACAGCGGCAGGCGGTAGCTATCAAGTTTAATATAACTACATAAAGTTAGAATTACGAATGTGCTCACAACATTGACACTAACATAATCATTGAGTTGGACTATTTCGTTTCTTGTGTTATGAATAGTGTAAAATTTTAGACCATCAGCAGAGTTGTTGTGTATCGTCCTTAGTGAGAATTTAAGGGAATAATTCAAACACTATGTTCACGAAGTGATTTATTCGGTTCGATACTATTTAGCAGATCGTTAGTGCCGTAAGTGATATCTACTAGCAGGATTCTAACTGAAATGTAGAATATTCATTCTCATACTAGTGAAGAATCGTATTACTAcaaaattattttcgattttagttGTTAAGTGTAAAGTATACTACTGTGGTTAAATTTTCAATCAGTTTTGGAGATGCGCTAATGGAATACAATTCTTGGTGTATTGTCCTGTTCAATGGACACATTGTGCTATCGTATATTTTGTTTGAATCATAATGTCGGGAAGTCATATGAATAACGATCAAGAGCATAAATCGCCAAGGGAAAGTGGCGAGGATTCGGAGGACGAAAGCGAAATTTTGGAGGAAAGTCCTTGTGGAAGATGGCTCAAAAGGAGAGAAGAGGTAAGTGTCCCATTTATCCACCCGTTTATCAGTCGATATTGTCAACATTTCTGCAACATCTGCAATTTGTTACGACCTAACCTAACTTCGATATCCAAGCCGTATCGGGATCCGATCCCATTAGCAACATTTTAGGCCGCATGCTCCTCTAACGTCATAAAATCGATTTTTCACGTCCCCAGTTCATTTTCTTCCTCAAAACCGAACTTGCCAAAGTGTTTTTTATCGAAGTTGTAATTTTCGCGATAATTAACGTTCAAATGAATACAACTGAAACTGACAGTCAGTCACTGCTCCGTAGTGGCTGTACTCGCATATCTTTGAGGTTTATATTTAGAATAAATAAGAACTATGaccttctgaatatatttaacCGGTTTTTATCAGCAGTATGTACGTAGCCACCTAGGTATTTCGATTATCAAATGCCCTACAGGAAAAAACAAACTTATAGgttctatttcaattttttggatACCGAAACATTTCCTTTAGTCTCTTGGTTAAATGTCTAGTTCAACATCTCATTAACAAGTTGTTGATCTTACGAGTAGATTATTAACCACTTGAGGACGAAATACTTCAACATTTCTCATTAGGGCCTTCAGAGGGGATTATAATTCTCTTTTTtactttgaaaataaagtgGATTAAATTTAATAATACCTATCTTGAGATAATAATCATATTATTGTCATATCGACAATATTTTAAAGTTTTTATTATTGCCAAGGTGACATTTCGTATACTAATTGACCATAGAGGCgaaattcatagaaatatatatCATTCTTGAAATCCATTATTACCCCGTGTAACTGGCAATTTTCGGCCTCGATTAACCAAATGTTCTGCTTATAAATAGACTTTTGTTTAAGGCAAAACCGGCCTTCGCTTATCGTCCGAAAAAACGGCCTTTGAATCCGGTGTAGGCGGATATCGGCTAATTGATTTTCTCGAAGGACACACCGACTCACTAAACGAGCTGGAAAGTGCTTTTCTCAACCTTGACCTTGTCGGACGAATTGGCATCGTAACCGAAATTGCTGCTTTCTCGATGGAACCCGTTTCGAATCATTTGATTTGGGATTTTTCGTTATATTGTGCGATAATTGACATTTATCTTATTAAGTAGATCGATTATTTCTATGTTGCGATGGAAGAGCAAACTGTCAAAATCAAGAACATAGATGAGAGTCGAATTCTTCTTCCTTTTTATGTCATTTCGAATTGAGGGATTTTTTATTTAGTGCGAAAATTGACGTTTATCTTATAAGATCGATTAGTTCTATGTTGCGATTGACGCGGATCGAACTGTCAAAATCAAGAACACAGATCAAAGTCAAATTCTTCTTCCATGTCATGTTAATTCGATTCAATTATGAGAATTTCATGATTACCTGATTTCCTCAATTGAGCTCAATGTTGAGTTCCACCAGCTTCgttatcaatatgaattttattgccaACCTTTGATCTTGtctaaaaaatttttggttCAATCACGAGTTGAACTTTGACTGAAGGACCTTGTAATCcgatttcggaatttttttctaTCGCTCAGAATCCCGGAGGTCGACGTCCTAGTATCGTGTTAAATGTTGTGCTAGGCAAAAATTCGTCCAAGACGCGCGCGTTTATCTTTTCGAGTTAGATTAAACGGGTCTGTGCGAGTTATGCCAATCGATTTATTATAAACAAAGGCATACCACTTTATGTGTCCGTATTTATAGACCATCATCGAAAGTAAACAATGAGGCGATTCTATAACGGGAATTAAGGAACGATCCGATAGAAATGTGCGCAGTTTGATAGACGTTAATGCGATCGCATCGCTCGTAaaggatttatttttttattaggtTGTATGCGCTTTTACTCGGTCTCTTTCCCCTCATGTCGATGTTAGAATTAACTGGGTGGTTTTAGCATCCTTTCAGAGAACTATATCACGGTTTATTTAGGTACTCTATTTTATGGTCGTTCTTTCTTGGGTATTTATGTAGCGAAGGGTTTGTTAGGAGGTATAGTGCCGATAGAAAAATATTGGTGGATCATCCTTTGCTAGTTGAATTCCTAGAAATGTTCGAtcaaatgccatctgaaagcttaatttttgtactttcatttatcatcaatgggaaaatttgaaaaattgtgcATAGTATTTGCCTTGtcctcgattatctcgaaaatgatacagggtgtttcacgtaagcgggtcactggattttgtgacttatcctttgagcaatatttaaaagtgacccatcacaatgatagtatccgaatatgttatcggaaaaactatcgatcAAAGGCATAGAAAGTTATTGGGAAAAAACcgttcttccagaaaaaaataatgattattaaaaaaaaacatgagatatgtttggcaacatttcaaaatatcgacggtgatcatagaaaaatcaggaatttcaattttctagtataatgtaCTCTGTTCTTGTGGTGACAAGgttaaaataaattacaaattattattataaattgtcattgaatgataattcacgatctgaataagaatccatatttcaattttgaaattcctcacaaaaccaaacacagaaacatacaatgtgacaccatcaggttatgtccataaagacataatgtttatggttatgtaataagtcatatgttttgacgttttgagttgcgtagaaccatagacctaatatcaaattgatattaggtctatgcgcaaaaccctgtttaaaactaatcgAGAAAATAAACGTCCGaattttcctgtttagtgtaatcggtgattaggccacattaaacgtcatttgacagatggtgcaagagaaatcagaaaataatcaatgttcaaatttttaatcaacgattaggcaaatggtgcaattgcCCTTAGGAAAATATATCCTTGTTTTCTGTGGTTCAATAAATACgagaataaatatttgattgtccaattttgaagttttcattctcga
It contains:
- the LOC123681252 gene encoding charged multivesicular body protein 3; translated protein: MGLFGKSPESDPKEMVNQWNHKLRKEGYQLERQIRAIQREEEKVKRSLKEAAKKNDKDTCHILAREILRSRKAINKIYTSKAHINSVMLQMKNQLATLRVAGSLAKSTEVMNAMQRLIRVPEVAHTMQEMSKEMMKAGIIEEMLDETFEDMEEDPEAMEEAAQTEIDKVLWELTEGKLGEAPAPPVSEGAAANVSVPASVELSDEEKEVDEMESRLAALKST
- the LOC123681253 gene encoding protein Abitram, yielding MTSNDRHIPEIYEIEDIDKCIAEYPPYYERSFTKRYCQEFNKDSNYLDTCISLYSSKLCMVFLAEGHSIIKEDKKIKQLLFQVGKEDRLTNLTKGKYKKNAQRLQRDSVICYIETTDGVKYPIHAGIKGRLIDINPLVVKNPDILIEKHKSTGYIALIHPENFRSAPEEVLSGLIAKDEYEQVLKNRLVS